A part of Dehalogenimonas sp. W genomic DNA contains:
- a CDS encoding PAS domain-containing sensor histidine kinase, with amino-acid sequence MKKKKSNLPDQDYRYLFENASDAVWVEDLDGEVIYANRAAERLTGFSVGQLIDDGVLRFQPDDGDTVAGIKQRLLAGEDCQQPYEQRIIRRDGSAAIWRVATSLLNICGEVKGFQHIARDVTTERQTQDNMRFYVQEVIRAQEDERKRVARELHDEVSPSLLLLIQRIDAIVSSSRLKLTDVMKEKMEDLRVQTVEALESTRRIAQDLRPRILDDLGLIPALEWMADNLIKKHGIEAKVVIGGTECQLPSEVQLLLFRIAQEALNNIRKHSEASNVEITVTYGEQKTVVAISDNGRGFSIPERVGDLAAIGKLGLAGMRERAQLIGGYFCVHSQPGHGTVVSVEVPNQGNMCDLHARKNGLEARLKA; translated from the coding sequence ATGAAAAAGAAAAAATCTAACCTGCCGGATCAGGATTACCGCTACCTTTTTGAAAATGCCTCTGACGCCGTCTGGGTGGAAGATCTGGATGGGGAAGTCATCTATGCCAACCGCGCCGCGGAACGGCTGACCGGATTCTCTGTTGGTCAGCTTATTGATGACGGGGTGCTTCGTTTTCAACCCGATGACGGTGACACTGTCGCTGGTATCAAGCAGCGGTTATTGGCCGGAGAGGACTGCCAGCAGCCGTATGAACAGCGGATTATTCGGCGGGACGGTTCCGCCGCCATCTGGCGGGTGGCCACCAGTCTGCTCAACATCTGCGGCGAGGTCAAAGGCTTTCAGCACATCGCCCGCGATGTTACTACTGAGCGACAGACCCAGGACAACATGCGCTTCTATGTTCAGGAGGTCATTCGCGCCCAGGAAGACGAGCGCAAGCGGGTAGCCCGGGAGCTGCACGATGAAGTTTCCCCCTCTTTGTTACTACTTATTCAGCGCATTGACGCTATTGTGAGCAGCAGCCGCCTGAAGCTGACCGATGTGATGAAGGAAAAAATGGAAGACCTGCGGGTGCAGACCGTGGAAGCCTTGGAAAGCACCCGGCGTATCGCCCAGGACTTGCGTCCCCGCATTCTGGACGATTTGGGACTGATACCGGCACTGGAGTGGATGGCGGATAACCTGATTAAAAAGCATGGTATTGAAGCTAAAGTGGTCATCGGCGGCACCGAGTGTCAGTTGCCCAGTGAAGTGCAGTTGCTCTTATTCCGCATTGCCCAGGAAGCGCTCAACAACATCCGCAAACATTCTGAGGCCTCCAATGTGGAAATCACCGTAACTTACGGCGAACAGAAAACCGTGGTGGCCATCTCCGATAACGGCCGCGGTTTTTCCATTCCGGAACGCGTCGGCGACCTGGCCGCCATCGGTAAACTCGGTCTGGCCGGCATGAGGGAGCGGGCGCAGCTAATCGGCGGTTATTTTTGCGTCCATAGCCAACCAGGACATGGCACGGTGGTCTCAGTGGAGGTCCCCAACCAGGGCAATATGTGTGATCTACATGCCCGGAAGAATGGGCTTGAAGCCCGGCTGAAAGCCTAG
- a CDS encoding response regulator transcription factor — translation MAKIKILIADDHAVLREGMRRLLEQEKDMDVVGEASDGEEAVSLVDELKPDVVLMDIVMPKLTGVEATKLIKKVNPSTCILILTAYSDIRYILGLLEAGASGYLLKSARADEIVGAIRAVRSGESVLDSMATRKLLERVVNLSKEVPDEKGRGQLSPREIEILRLAARGMSNRDIAEKLGLSMRTVKAHLSNIFNKMRCSCRTEAIVKGFREGYVTLEDVPQGIEAYEKEKI, via the coding sequence ATGGCAAAAATAAAAATACTTATCGCCGATGACCACGCGGTTCTTCGCGAGGGCATGCGTCGCCTGCTGGAGCAGGAAAAAGATATGGATGTGGTGGGAGAGGCTTCCGACGGCGAGGAAGCGGTCAGCTTGGTGGATGAGCTTAAACCGGATGTAGTGCTGATGGACATCGTCATGCCCAAGCTGACCGGTGTAGAAGCCACCAAACTGATCAAGAAGGTTAATCCGTCCACCTGTATTCTGATTCTGACGGCTTATTCTGATATTCGTTATATTCTGGGGTTGCTGGAGGCCGGCGCTTCCGGTTATCTGCTGAAAAGTGCCCGGGCTGATGAAATCGTCGGTGCCATCCGGGCTGTCCGATCGGGTGAATCCGTTCTGGATTCCATGGCCACCCGGAAATTGTTGGAGCGGGTAGTCAACCTGTCCAAGGAAGTACCGGATGAAAAAGGCCGGGGTCAGCTATCGCCCCGTGAGATTGAAATCCTGCGTTTGGCAGCCCGGGGTATGAGCAACCGGGACATTGCCGAGAAACTGGGGCTTTCCATGCGCACCGTTAAGGCGCATCTGTCCAATATCTTCAATAAAATGCGTTGCTCCTGCCGTACTGAGGCTATCGTCAAGGGTTTCCGTGAAGGCTATGTAACCCTGGAAGACGTGCCGCAGGGCATTGAAGCCTATGAAAAAGAAAAAATCTAA
- the ruvA gene encoding Holliday junction branch migration protein RuvA: MITTLKGKVELLGVDWAVIQVNGIGYKVFMSTATLSQIQNAAEVSLFTHLQVREDALTLFGFTAFEELGIFETMLDVSGIGARLALALLSAFKADELATIIATGNADMLCTVPGVGKKTASRIVLELKDKVARSWAAAPAGGNGTIDNDVLAALTALGYSGAEAARAVVNLPKNAELSLEDKIKLALSGLSDSGK; encoded by the coding sequence ATGATCACAACTCTCAAGGGCAAAGTGGAACTGCTGGGCGTTGACTGGGCGGTCATCCAGGTCAACGGCATCGGCTATAAGGTTTTCATGTCCACGGCTACTTTGTCGCAAATCCAAAATGCCGCCGAGGTCAGCCTTTTCACTCACCTGCAGGTGCGGGAGGACGCGCTGACCCTGTTCGGCTTCACCGCCTTTGAGGAACTGGGCATATTTGAAACCATGCTGGATGTGTCCGGCATCGGTGCCCGGCTGGCCCTGGCTTTGCTGTCGGCTTTCAAGGCTGATGAACTGGCCACCATCATCGCCACCGGTAACGCCGATATGCTGTGTACCGTGCCGGGAGTAGGCAAGAAAACCGCTTCCCGAATTGTGTTGGAATTAAAGGACAAGGTAGCCCGCAGTTGGGCGGCAGCGCCGGCCGGCGGTAACGGCACCATAGACAATGACGTTCTGGCGGCTCTGACCGCCCTGGGTTACAGCGGTGCTGAGGCCGCCCGGGCGGTCGTCAACCTGCCGAAGAACGCGGAATTATCACTGGAAGATAAGATAAAGCTGGCCTTGTCGGGCTTGAGCGACAGCGGGAAATAA
- the leuS gene encoding leucine--tRNA ligase — MTEKYEPQEIEQKWQAKWAADGLYKVNEDSPKPKWYALTMFPYTSGDLHIGHWYAMAPSDTYARYKRMMGYNVMHPIGFDAFGLPAENAAIKRGIHPNEWTLKNVVNMRQQLKSMGSIYDWEREVITCLPEYYKWTEWFFLKLYEAGLAYRSKAPVNWCPSCQTVLANEQVVGNGECDRCEGPVVKRDLEQWFFRITNYADELMDHEGLDWPERIKTMQRNWVGRSTGAEIEFGLDVPGVAEKRLKVFTTRPDTVYGVTFMVLAPEHPLVARLTTMEQKDAVEAYAAKTRRLTEIDRLSTEKEKDGVFTGAYVENLLNGEKVPVWIADYVIASYGSGAVMAVPAHDERDFAFAQKYKLPVRVVVSPEDYDGGPIESAYTGEGLMRNSAQFNGQPNTAAFDGICDWMEAQGFGRRTVNYKLRDWLISRQRYWGAPIPMIYCDNCGIVPVPEKDLPVLLPENAEFKPTGESPLKYAEDFVNTTCPKCGGPGKRETDTMDTFMCSSWYYLRYCSPHDTEFAFNPAKTRYWMPVDIYTGGAEHAVMHLFYSRFFTKALRDMGLLEFGEPFTRLFNQGIITSQHAKMSKSRGNVVNPDKYVADIGADAVRAYLMFVGPWELGGDWNDSGIGGISRWFNRVWKLVTETYQPGAPDAEAEAELIRKTHQTIRKVNTDIDKLQFNTMLAALMEYTNYLAPAKEAAKVSAEAWRQAVDGLVLMLAPTAPHLAEELWQQMGQEYSVHNQSFPSWDEALTAEPEITLIVQVNGKLRARIPAPADINECRATDLAMNHERVQEYTAGKEVKTVIYVPGKLLNIVVK, encoded by the coding sequence ATGACCGAAAAATATGAGCCTCAGGAAATAGAACAGAAATGGCAGGCCAAATGGGCGGCCGACGGCCTTTACAAGGTCAACGAAGACTCTCCCAAACCCAAATGGTACGCCCTGACCATGTTTCCCTACACCTCCGGCGACCTGCACATCGGGCACTGGTACGCCATGGCTCCATCGGACACCTATGCCCGTTACAAGCGGATGATGGGCTACAACGTGATGCACCCCATCGGCTTTGACGCCTTCGGCCTACCGGCGGAAAACGCCGCCATCAAGCGGGGGATTCACCCCAACGAATGGACCTTGAAAAACGTGGTCAATATGCGCCAGCAGCTCAAGTCCATGGGCTCAATTTATGATTGGGAACGCGAGGTCATCACCTGCCTGCCGGAATATTATAAATGGACGGAATGGTTCTTCCTCAAGCTGTATGAAGCCGGTCTGGCTTACCGCTCCAAGGCGCCGGTCAACTGGTGCCCTTCCTGCCAGACGGTGCTGGCCAACGAACAGGTGGTCGGCAACGGCGAATGCGACCGCTGTGAAGGCCCGGTGGTCAAGCGCGATCTGGAGCAATGGTTCTTCCGCATCACCAACTACGCCGATGAACTGATGGACCACGAGGGTCTGGACTGGCCGGAGCGCATCAAGACCATGCAGCGCAACTGGGTGGGCCGTTCCACCGGCGCGGAAATAGAGTTTGGGCTGGATGTCCCCGGCGTAGCCGAAAAACGCCTCAAGGTTTTCACCACCCGACCGGACACCGTCTACGGCGTCACCTTCATGGTGCTGGCTCCGGAGCATCCGCTGGTGGCCAGACTGACCACGATGGAACAGAAGGATGCGGTGGAGGCTTACGCCGCCAAGACCCGCCGGTTGACCGAAATTGACCGGCTGTCCACCGAAAAGGAAAAGGACGGCGTCTTTACCGGCGCCTATGTAGAAAACCTCCTCAACGGCGAAAAAGTGCCGGTGTGGATCGCCGATTACGTCATCGCCAGCTACGGCTCCGGGGCGGTTATGGCCGTCCCCGCGCACGACGAGCGTGATTTCGCCTTCGCTCAAAAATATAAATTGCCTGTCCGGGTGGTCGTCAGCCCGGAAGATTATGACGGCGGCCCTATTGAGTCCGCCTATACCGGTGAAGGGCTGATGCGAAATTCCGCCCAGTTCAACGGCCAGCCGAATACCGCGGCCTTTGACGGCATCTGTGACTGGATGGAAGCCCAGGGTTTCGGGCGGCGCACCGTCAATTACAAGCTCCGGGACTGGCTGATTTCCCGGCAGCGCTACTGGGGTGCCCCGATCCCGATGATATATTGCGATAACTGCGGTATCGTGCCGGTACCGGAAAAGGACCTGCCGGTGCTGCTGCCGGAAAATGCCGAATTCAAGCCGACCGGCGAATCTCCCCTTAAATACGCCGAGGATTTTGTGAACACCACCTGCCCCAAATGCGGCGGGCCGGGCAAACGGGAAACCGACACCATGGATACCTTCATGTGTTCCTCCTGGTACTACCTGAGATACTGCTCGCCGCATGATACCGAGTTTGCCTTCAACCCGGCTAAAACCCGATACTGGATGCCGGTGGATATCTACACCGGCGGGGCGGAACACGCGGTCATGCATCTCTTTTACTCCCGCTTCTTTACCAAGGCTTTGCGGGACATGGGGCTGCTGGAGTTCGGCGAACCATTCACCCGGCTGTTTAACCAGGGCATTATTACCTCCCAGCACGCCAAGATGAGTAAATCCCGCGGCAACGTGGTGAACCCGGACAAATACGTGGCCGATATCGGCGCCGACGCAGTGCGGGCTTACCTGATGTTTGTCGGGCCGTGGGAACTCGGCGGCGACTGGAATGATTCCGGTATCGGCGGTATCTCCCGCTGGTTTAACCGCGTGTGGAAGCTGGTGACTGAGACTTATCAGCCGGGCGCACCGGACGCTGAAGCCGAGGCCGAGCTTATCCGTAAAACCCATCAGACCATCCGCAAGGTCAATACTGATATTGACAAGCTCCAGTTCAATACCATGCTGGCGGCGCTGATGGAGTACACTAACTACCTGGCGCCGGCCAAAGAGGCGGCTAAAGTCTCCGCCGAAGCCTGGCGTCAGGCCGTTGACGGCCTGGTGCTGATGCTGGCGCCGACCGCGCCGCACCTAGCCGAAGAGCTGTGGCAGCAAATGGGGCAGGAGTATTCGGTACATAATCAGTCTTTCCCCTCCTGGGACGAGGCCCTGACCGCTGAGCCAGAAATTACCCTGATAGTTCAGGTCAACGGCAAACTGCGGGCTCGTATCCCCGCCCCGGCCGATATCAACGAATGCCGGGCCACCGACCTGGCGATGAACCATGAGCGGGTCCAGGAATACACCGCCGGCAAAGAGGTTAAGACGGTCATTTATGTCCCCGGTAAGCTGCTGAATATCGTGGTAAAATAA
- the proC gene encoding pyrroline-5-carboxylate reductase has translation MKIAFIGGGNMGRAMINAIIHQELAVPEDITVADVRADSREALAVELGVTTTDSNIAAALSSEVIVLAVKPQNLDEVMADLNGQLCADHLVISIIAGKKLAAITNGLNHAAAIRVMPNTPAQIGLGMSVWTATEAVDAAQKETARRILTAMGEEYFTPAEADLDLATAISGSGPAYFFLFMEAMVTAAEKMGLTPEAARQLVIQTAVGAAEYAHQSEHDLPELRRMVTSPGGTTAEALQVFEEYKLREIVEKAAGAALRRAQELGG, from the coding sequence ATGAAAATCGCTTTTATCGGCGGCGGCAACATGGGCCGCGCCATGATCAATGCTATTATCCACCAGGAACTGGCGGTACCTGAAGACATTACCGTCGCCGATGTCCGGGCTGACAGCCGCGAGGCACTGGCAGTGGAACTGGGTGTCACCACCACCGATTCCAACATCGCCGCCGCGCTAAGTTCCGAGGTTATTGTGCTGGCAGTCAAACCGCAGAACCTGGACGAGGTCATGGCTGACCTTAACGGTCAGTTATGCGCCGATCACCTGGTCATCTCCATCATCGCCGGCAAGAAACTGGCGGCCATAACCAACGGCCTGAATCACGCCGCGGCTATCCGGGTCATGCCCAACACCCCCGCCCAGATCGGCCTGGGCATGAGTGTCTGGACCGCCACCGAAGCTGTGGACGCAGCGCAGAAAGAGACCGCCCGGCGCATCCTAACCGCCATGGGTGAAGAATATTTCACCCCCGCCGAAGCCGACCTGGACCTGGCTACCGCCATCAGCGGCAGCGGGCCGGCCTATTTTTTCCTGTTCATGGAAGCCATGGTAACGGCTGCCGAGAAGATGGGGCTGACGCCGGAAGCGGCGCGGCAACTGGTAATCCAGACCGCAGTCGGCGCGGCAGAGTACGCCCACCAGTCAGAGCACGATTTACCGGAACTGCGGCGGATGGTAACTTCCCCCGGCGGCACCACCGCCGAGGCGTTGCAGGTATTTGAAGAGTATAAACTGCGGGAAATCGTGGAAAAGGCGGCCGGCGCCGCCCTCAGAAGAGCCCAGGAACTGGGCGGCTGA
- a CDS encoding YkgJ family cysteine cluster protein, with protein sequence MKDDVVAGHSEVNQADAIIMPDVSRAQEIIATKCKAIGPRYGVFLKRTGELLRQNFPRVFQDMTEENLMNFIAVVDISGGPSRGQMKRLQEYCDGCGWCCSQTSRIVVILEDVERISRELKQKREKLFNFDGKDWTIKQGHPCQWWNPDNGRCAIYKIRPFTCRVWPQTTDSKGCYGLQEMPECRYSVSVLAYRVVEAVKAVSAGNNELPA encoded by the coding sequence ATGAAAGATGATGTTGTAGCCGGGCATTCCGAGGTAAATCAGGCTGATGCCATTATAATGCCGGATGTCTCCCGGGCGCAGGAAATTATAGCCACCAAGTGCAAGGCTATCGGGCCGCGCTACGGTGTCTTTCTGAAGCGGACGGGAGAACTGCTACGGCAGAACTTTCCTCGTGTTTTTCAGGATATGACTGAAGAAAACCTGATGAATTTCATCGCCGTGGTAGATATTTCCGGCGGGCCTTCACGCGGGCAGATGAAGCGGCTTCAAGAGTACTGTGATGGTTGCGGCTGGTGTTGTTCGCAAACCAGCCGGATCGTGGTAATCCTGGAAGATGTTGAACGTATCAGCCGGGAATTGAAGCAGAAACGGGAAAAGCTGTTCAATTTTGACGGTAAGGACTGGACCATCAAACAGGGTCATCCTTGTCAGTGGTGGAATCCGGACAACGGCCGTTGTGCTATCTACAAGATTCGTCCCTTTACCTGCCGCGTCTGGCCCCAGACGACGGACTCAAAAGGCTGCTACGGTCTTCAAGAGATGCCGGAGTGCCGGTATTCTGTATCCGTGCTGGCTTACCGGGTGGTCGAGGCGGTCAAGGCTGTTTCAGCCGGTAACAACGAACTACCGGCGTAA
- the coaD gene encoding pantetheine-phosphate adenylyltransferase, with protein MKIALYPGSFDPITAGHIDIISRSARLFDQVIVGVYDTPDKKLMFNTAERVTLAARAIADLPNVVVKPFSGLMVEFARQQNVTTVVRGLRVNNDFELEFDMAMINRRLAPDIELVCLLASPDYQFLSSSILKEVARLGGDVTGLVPGFVADAVKAKVAGSG; from the coding sequence ATGAAAATCGCCTTATACCCCGGCTCCTTTGACCCGATTACCGCCGGACATATTGACATAATCAGTCGCTCGGCGCGGTTGTTTGACCAGGTCATCGTCGGCGTCTATGACACTCCGGACAAGAAGCTGATGTTTAATACCGCCGAACGGGTCACTCTGGCGGCCAGGGCGATTGCTGATCTGCCCAACGTGGTGGTCAAGCCCTTTTCTGGCCTGATGGTGGAGTTTGCCCGGCAGCAGAACGTGACCACGGTGGTGCGCGGGCTGCGGGTCAACAATGACTTTGAGCTGGAATTTGATATGGCCATGATTAACCGGCGGCTGGCGCCGGATATTGAACTCGTCTGCCTGCTGGCGTCCCCGGATTACCAGTTCCTGTCTTCCAGCATTTTGAAAGAGGTCGCCCGCCTCGGCGGGGATGTGACGGGTCTGGTCCCGGGATTCGTGGCGGACGCCGTGAAAGCCAAAGTCGCCGGCTCCGGCTGA
- the rsmD gene encoding 16S rRNA (guanine(966)-N(2))-methyltransferase RsmD, with amino-acid sequence MRIIAGECKGRPIKVPDRKATRPATELVRGAIFSMLANVTDDWDEVLDLFSGSGSLGIEALSRGAGHVDFVEQGRDCCDIIKANLTRCDVADRAHVHCAPVERAVNFLGKTYDVILMDPPYRREDIGELLDKMAGTTLIDEHTWLVITHSPRVTLDEVYGNLKMYKERRHGDSVIAIFHKETIQ; translated from the coding sequence ATGAGAATCATCGCCGGGGAGTGCAAGGGCCGCCCCATCAAAGTGCCGGACCGCAAGGCCACCCGTCCGGCTACCGAACTGGTGCGCGGGGCCATCTTCTCCATGCTGGCCAACGTCACCGATGACTGGGATGAGGTGCTGGACCTATTTTCCGGCTCCGGCTCATTGGGCATTGAAGCGCTCTCGCGGGGGGCCGGGCACGTTGATTTTGTGGAGCAGGGTCGAGACTGCTGTGATATAATTAAAGCTAATCTTACCCGGTGTGATGTCGCTGACCGGGCTCATGTGCATTGCGCTCCCGTGGAGCGGGCGGTTAATTTCCTCGGTAAAACCTATGATGTCATCCTGATGGATCCTCCGTACCGGCGAGAAGATATCGGTGAGCTGCTGGACAAGATGGCCGGCACCACGCTCATTGACGAACATACCTGGCTGGTCATCACACACTCGCCGCGGGTGACTCTGGACGAAGTCTACGGCAATTTAAAAATGTACAAGGAACGGCGGCACGGTGATTCCGTCATCGCCATCTTCCACAAGGAGACAATACAATGA